ACGCTGACGAAGAACACCGCCTATGCGCTTTTGCGCAACCGCATCCGCGTCAACGGCCTCAATATCGGCTGGATGGCGTCGGAAGGCGAGGACCGCATCCAGCGGGAATATCACGGCGCACCCTCCGACTGGCTGGAAAAGGCGGCGGCGAACCAGCCCTTCGGCCGCCTCGTCGATCCGCATGAGGTGGCACGCGCCTGCGCCTACCTGTCATCGGCGGAATCGGGCCTGATGACCGGCTCGGTCATCTGTTTCGATCAATCGATCTGGGGGGCTTACGACGGCTCGCCTCATCCGGTCGCCGCTCTCTGAGAAAATCCGAGCTTACATTTCCGGTTGCCGGGCTCTGGCAGCTGGGAGGATTTATCGCTAGGAGAAGGACGACAGCATTCAGGGAGGAACTGGCATGGCTGACAATCCGCTTTATGAGACCCGCGATGAACGTTTCGGCGCTCTGGTTGTCGGCACCGCCGCCCTCGATGAGCTTTATTCCGGCTGCCGCTGGACAGAGGGTCCGGTCTGGTTTTCCGACCTGAACTGCCTTCTCTGGAGCGATATCCCGAACGAACGCATGATGCGCTGGACTCCGGATGGGACGGTCTCCGTCTTCCGCTCGCCCTCAAATTATGTCAACGGCAATACGCGCGACAGGCAGGGCCGGCTGGTCTCCTGCGAACATGGCGGCCGCCGCGTCACCCGCACCGAACCGAACGGCAGCATCACCGTTCTCGCCGACAGCTACAAGGGCAAGAGATTAAATTCGCCGAACGACGTTGTCGTCCATTCGGACGGCGGGATCTGGTTCACCGATCCGACATACGGCATCCTCTCGGACTACGAGGGCCATAAGTCCGAGCCCGAGCAGCCGACCCGTAACGTCTACCGGATCGACCCCGCAAGCGGCGCAATCGACGCCGTCGTCGAGGATTTCATCCAGCCGAACGGCCTTGCCTTCTCGCCCGATGAAACGAAACTCTACATTGCCGATTCCGGTTCGGGCAAACACGAAGTGCCTTGCCATATCCGGGTTTTCGATGTCGTCGACGGCAGAAAGCTTGCCAACAGCCGCTATTTCTGCAGCCTCGATGCCGGCCACCCCGACGGCTTTCGTTTCGATGTCAGCGGCAATCTCTGGACGAGCGCGGGTGACGGTGTGCATTGCTTCTCACCCGACGGCACGCTGCTCGGCAAGATCAAAGTGCCGCAAACAGTGTCCAATCTCACCTTCGGCGGCCCCAAGAAGAACCGGCTCTTCATCACCGCGACCCGTTCGGTCTATTCGATCTATACCAAGACGAACGGCGCACAATATCCGTAACCTTTGGAAGCACGGCGTGGGCTCGACAGACACGCCTGACAAGATCGCCATCGCCGGACAGGACGGCGTTGCTCCCGGCGCGTCATCTGCAAGGAGCAGCAGCGGTTCTGGATGACGACCCGCACGAAAAAAGCTAAAGCCCATCGCATGAATCAGATTTGATGCGACGCGCTGGAGCGCTCGCACCTCATTGCATCAAGGAGGAATACCCGATGATCCGATTTTCACGCACCAAGGGGCGCCGCACGGCTCCTGATGCCACGACCGGGAGAACCTGAGATGCGTTCCGTCGTTTCCTTCAACGAGGGCTGGAGTTTCCACGAGGGCTTCGGCCAACGCCTGCTCGAAAACTTCGATGCCGCCAAGCCGGTCAGCCTGCCCCACACCGCCGTCGAACTGCCCTTCAACTATTTCGATGAGAAGAGCTATCAGCGCGCCTTCACTTATCAGAAGGTGCTGCGCTGGCTGCCGGAATTCGAGGGTCGCGAAGTCTCCCTCGTCTTCGACGCGGCCATGGCCGACAGCGTCGTCTATCTGAACGGCGAAGAGATCACCGCCCACAAGGACGGCTATACACCCTTCGAGGCCCGCCTCACCGGCAAGCTCCTCAAGGGCGAGAACCTCGTGACCGTCAAGATCGACGGCAGCGAAAACCCTGCGATCCCGCCCTTCGGCGGCCGCATCGATTATCTGACCTATGCCGGCATCTACCGCGACGTCTGGCTGAAGGTCACCGACCCGGTTTCGATCCGTAATCTCAAGATCGAAACGGCTGACGTTCTCGCCCCTCATAAGTCGGCAAGCATCCGCGTCGATCTCGCCAACCCCGAGGGCCGCAGCTTCTCGGCGACTCTCACCGCCGCGCTGAAACAGGCCGACGGCACGGTGATCGCCACCGCAGCCACTGAAACGATCGGCAATCGCACGACGCTTTCCTTGGGCGGCCTCACCGGCATTACCCTCTGGGACATTACCAACCCAACGCTCTATGAGGTCACGGTCGAACTCAGGACCGAGCACGGCTCCGACCGCCTCTCCACCCGGTTCGGCTTCCGCACCGCCGAATTCACGCCGGAAGGTTTCCTCTTGAATGGCAAGCCGCTGAAGCTGCGCGGCCTCAACCGTCACCAGGCCTTCCCCTATGTCGGCTATGCCGCCGGCCGCTCCGCCCAGGAGCGCGACGCCGACATCATGAAGAGCGTGCTGAAGTGCAACATCGTCCGCACCTCGCATTACCCGCAGTCGAAATGGTTCCTCGACCGTTGCGATGCGATCGGCTTGCTGGTCTTCGAGGAGATCCCCGGCTGGCAGCATATCGGCGATGCCGACTGGCAGAAGGAATCGATCGAGAACGTCCGCCGCATGATCGAGCGCGACTGGAACCATCCCTCGATCATCATCTGGGGCGTGCGCATCAACGAGTCGCAGGATAGTCACGATTTCTACGCCGAGACCAATCGGCTGGCCCGCGAACTCGACAGCACCCGCCAGACCGGCGGCGTGCGTTACATCACCGAAAGCGAGCTGCTCGAAGACGTCTACACGATGAACGACTTCATCCTCGGCAACGAGGAACTGCCGGGCGCCAACCGCCCGCGCACCGTCCTGCGCGGTCAGCAGGAAAACACCGGGCTATCCCGCAAGGTGCCGTACCTCATCACCGAGTTCAACGGCCACATGCACCCGACGAAGATCTACGATCAAGAACAGCGTCAAGCCGAGCATGTGCGCCGTCACCTCGAGGTTCTGAACGCCGCCTATGGCGATCCGGATATCTCGGGCGCCATCGGCTGGTGCATGTTCGATTACAACACCCACAAGGATTTCGGCTCCGGCGACCGCGTCTGCTATCACGGGGTGATGGACATGTTCCGAGAACCAAAATTCGCGGCCTATGCCTATATCAGCCAGTGCGAGCCTTCCGAGGAAATCGTCATGAAGCCGGTGACCTTCTGGGCGCGCGGCGAGCGCAATATCGGCGGGGTGCTGCCGCTGATCATCCTGACCAATTGCGACGAGGTGGAACTGCAATATGGCGCGCTCAGCAAGCGCGTCGGCCCGGACCGCGAGAATTATCCGCATCTGCCGCATCCGCCTGTTGTACTCGATCATCGGCACTTCACCGCCGATGAGCTCGGCACCTGGGGCCTGGAATGGATCGACGGTGCCCTCACCGGCTTTATCGCCGGCGAAGCGGTGGTCAGCCTGAACCTGGCAGCCGATCCCTTGCCGACGACATTGGAAATGGTCGCCGACAGCTCGACGCTGAAGACTCGCGAACGCGACAGCACCCGCGTCATCATCCGCGCCCTCGACCAGTGCGGTCAGCGCCTGCCTTTCATGAACGACAGCATTTCGCTGAAGGTGCATGGACCCGCAAGGATCGTCGGTCCGACCAATGTGCCGCTGCAGGGCGGCACATCAGGCTTCTGGCTGGAAGCGACGGGGCTGGTGGGAGAAATTACCGTCGAAGCGGTTTCCTCGCGCTTCGCGCCGGTGACCCTCAACGTAACGGCCGTCGCCTAAGTCCGAAAATCGAAATCGATTTTCTGAGAGTATAGAGCGCCGCGCGTCTTATCGGACGCGTGTCGCGCCACTTACGAAATCCTGGCCTGTGTTTCCGGATCGAAGAACACCGCCTTGTCGAGATTGAAGGCGAGGCGAGTGTTCTGGCCTGGGGCGATGCCGGCATCGGCCCGCAGGCGGGCGACGACTTCCTTGCCGCCGAGCTTGGTGACGGCGAAGGTGTCGGAGCCGGCGGGTTCGACGACCTCGATCAGGCAGTCGCCTTCGGTGAGCGAGCGGGCATTGCGGTCGGCGCCGTCGGGGTCGGTCAGCGCTTCCGGGCGGATGCCGAAGATCACCTGGCGGCCGGCATAGGAGGAAAGGCCGTTGCCGGTTGTCGTGACGGGCAGCCTGAGCGGGGCGGCATTCGGCCGCTCGAGCGACACCGCCAGGCCGCCGGCGCCGTTCTCGACCGAGGCCTTGACCAGGTTCATGGCGGGCGAGCCCATGAAGTCGGCGACGAAGATGTTGGCGGGATTGTTGTAGATCTCGGCCGGGGTGCCGAACTGCTGGACGATGCCGTCCTTCATCACGGCGATCTTGGTCGCCAGCGTCATCGCCTCGATCTGGTCGTGGGTGACGTAGACGATGGTCTTGCCGGTCGCCTGATGCAGCCGCTTGATCTCGATGCGCATGTCGACGCGCAGCTTGGCGTCGAGATTGGAGAGCGGCTCGTCGAACAGGAAGAGCTTGGGATCGCGCACCAGCGCCCGGCCCATGGCGACGCGCTGGCGCTGGCCGCCGGACAGCTGGCTCGGCTTGCGGTCGAGCAGGTGACCGATCTGCAGCACCTTGGCGACCTTGTCGATCGCCTGCTTGCGCTCTTGCGGCGGCACACCGCGCATCTCCATGCCGAAGGCGATGTTGCCCGCTACCGTCATGTTCGGATAGAGCGCATAGGACTGGAACACCATGGCAATGTCGCGCTTGGAAGGATGCAGGCCGTTGACGGCGCGGCCGTCGATCCGGATGTCGCCCGAGGTGATCGTCTCCAGCCCGGCGATGGTGTTGAGCAGGGTCGACTTGCCGCAGCCGGACGGGCCGACCAGCACCAGGAAGCCGCCCTTTTCGAGTTCGAGGTCGATCCCCTTGAGGATGTCGACGGCGCCGAAGCGTTTTCTGAGACCGGAGATTTCCAGGAAGGCCATGACTTACCCTTTGACTGCGCCCGCCATCAGGCCACGCACGAAGTAGCGGCCGGCGAGGATATAGACGATGAGCGTCGGAACGGCCGCGATCATTGCCGCCGCCATGTTGACATTGTATTCGACCACCCCGGTCGAGGTGTTGACGACATTGTTGAGCGCCACCGTCATCGGCATGGAGTCGCCGGTGCCGGCGTAAGCCGAGGCAAACAGGAAGTCGTTCCAGATATTGGTGAACTGGTAGATCACCGTGACGACGATGATCGGCAGCGAGTTCGGCAGCATGATGCGGCGGAAGATCTGGAAGAAGCTGGCGCCGTCGACCTGGGCGGCGCGCACCAGCTCGGTCGGAAAGGCCTCGTAGAAATTGCGGAAGAACAGCGTGGTGAAGCCCAAGCCGTAGACGACATGGACGAAGACCAGATTGACCGTCGAATTGCCGAAGCCGAAGTTCCAGCCCGTCGCGTTCTGCAGGGTGACGCCGAAGCGGCCGAGCGAGCCGAGGATGGTGGCCATCGGCAAGAGCACCGACTGGAACGGGATGAAGCAGGCAAACAGCATCAGCCCGAACACCAGCGTATGGCCGGGGAAGCGCCATTTGGTCAGGATATAGCCGTTGAGCGCTCCCATGATGGTGGAGATCGCCACTGCCGGCACCACCATCTTGATCGAGTTCCAGAAGTAGCCCTTGATGCCGGCGCAGGTCAGCCCGACGCAGGCCTCGCCCCAGGCCTTGACCCAGGGATCGAAGGTCGGCGCCTCAGGCAGCGCCAGCATGTTGCCGCCCTGGATCTCGTCCATCGTCTTGAACGAGGTGGTGAGCATGACGAAGAGCGGCATCAGATAGAGGATGGCGAAGATCACCAGCAGGCCGTAGATGACGATGCGGCCGATTAAGCGGGCGCTGTTGCCACGCTCCACTCCTTCGGCGGCCGTTGCCGATGAGGAGGTGCCGATGGAAGAGCTGAGGCTGCTCATCGGGCCTTCTCCTTCAGTTCGGAATAGAGATAGGGCACGATGATCGCCGAGATGGTCATCAGCATGATGATGGCGCTGGCCGAGCCGACGGCCATCTCGTTGCGCTTGAAGGTATATTCATACATGAAGTTGGACGGCAGCCAGGCCGAGCCGCCCGGCCCGCCCGAGGTCAGCGCCACGACCAGGTCGTAGGACTTGATCGCCATATGGGCGAGCACGATGAAGGCGGAGAGAAAGATCGGCCGCAACAGCGGAATGACGATGCGGCGATAAAGCTGCAAGGGCGAGGCGCCGTCGATCTGCGCCGCCTTCATGATCTCGCCGTCGATGCCGCGAAGGCCGGCCAAAAACATCGCCATGACGAAGCCCGAGGCCTGCCAGACGCCGGCAATGACGACGGTGTAGATGACGAAGTCCTTGTTCTTGATCCAGTCGAAGTGGAAGCTCGTCCAGCCGAAGTGGTGCAGCGTCTGCTCCAGCCCGAGACCGGGATCGAGGAACCATTTCCAGGCCACGCCGGTGACGATGAAGGACAGCGCCATCGGATAGAGGAAGATCGGCCGCAATAGTCCCTCGCCGCGGATCTTCTGGTCGAGCAGGATGGCAAGCAGCAGGCCGAGCGCCAGGCAGATGCCGACATAGAGAAAGCCGAAGATCGCCATATTGGTGATCGAGGTGTACCAGGAGGATGGCGGGTCGCTCTCGAAGGTCCAGCGCCACAGCCGCTGATAGGCACGTGCGCCGGTCAGCTGATAGGAGGGGAAGGTCTTGGAATTGGTGAAGGACAGATAGGCCGTCCAGACGATGAAGCCGTAGACGAAGACGAGCGTGATGACGAAGCTCGGCGCCAGCACGATCTTCGGCAGCGCATCCTGCAGCCGGCCCCGCAGCGAGACCGGCGTCGCTTGTCGCGGCGTCAGAACCGGATCGGTGGTCGCAACTGTGCTCATGGAATGTTCTCCCTTCCCGCAGGATCGGCCTTGCCGATCGTCTCCGCCTGATCGTCGCGGAGCTGACGCCTCCCCGCGAGATCGCGCGGGGAAGCATATTCATCGACAGATCTCAGCGGGCGTCGTCGATCGCCTGGACGAGCTGGGTGACAGCTTCGTCCGAGCTCTTGATCTGGCCGTGGACGAACTTCGAGACGACGTCCTTATAGGCATTGGCGATCGCCGGAGGGGCGCCATAGCCCTGAGCGAGCGAACCGAACAGCGTGCCGCCCTCATTGGCGGCCTTCAGGTCGGCAATGCCCTTCTTGCCGCAAGCGTCGAAGTCGGTGTCGGGAACGTCGGTACGAGCCGGCACCGAGCCCTTGACGACGTTGAAGGCCGACTGGAAGCTCTTCGACAGCGTCGCCGTTGCCAGTGCCACCTGGGCGGCCTTGCGGTCGTCAGGAACGTTGAACATGCCGAACATGTCGGAGTTGTAGATGACGCTGCCTTCGGTGCCGGGGAAGCGGTAGCAGAGGAAGTCCTTGTCCGGGGTCTTCTTGGCGGCAACGAATTCGCCCTTGGCCCAGTCGCCCATCACCTGCACCAGCGCATCACCCTTGATGACCATGGCGGTCGCCAGGTTCCAGTCGCGGCCGGAGAAGTTCGGATCGACGTATTTGACGATCTTCGCCAGGTTGTCGAAGGACTTCTTCATCGTGTCCGACTTCAGCGCTTCCTCGTCGAGGTCGTTGAAGGCCTTCTTGTAGAACTCCGGCCCGCCGGTCGACAGCACGATCGAATCGAACATCGTCGCTTCCTGCCAGTTCTGGCCACCGAGCGCCAAGGGAATGACGCCGGCAGCCTTCGCCTTGTCGAGCAGCGCGATCAGGTCGTCGAAGGTCTTCGGCTGGCTGCCGCCGATCTTGTCCATGACAGCCTTGTTGATCCACAGCCAGTTGACCGAGTGGACGTTGACCGGGGCTGCGACCCACTTGCCGTCATAAACGGAGAACTTCTGCAGGGCTGCCGGCACCGACTTGTCCCAGCCTTCCTTCTTCGCCGTCTCGGTCAGGTCGCCCATGACGCCGGCCTGGGCATAATCGAGCACGGTATAGCCCAGCATCTGCGAGGCCGTCGGATAGGTACCGGCTGCCACCATCGCCTTCAGCGCCGTCATCGCCGCATCACCGCCGCCGCCGGCAACCGGCACGTCCTTCCAGGCAAACCCTTCCTTCGAGAGATCCTGCTTCAGAACGTTCAAAGCCGCTGCCTCGCCGCCTGACGTCCACCAGTGCAGCATCTGAACTTCCTTCACGTCGGCTGCCTGCGCCGCACCCAAACCAGCCAGCATCACGACAGCAACAGCTGCCGAGCTCACGAACTTGCGCATGAATTTCCTCCCGTTTGAAATCGGCGGCAGGACCCTCCCCGCCACCAGTGCGTCCCGCCATTGCAGCGGTCGGCATGAAGCCGCGCTCCTCCGCGCGGTTAACAATTTAAAACGTTATAAGCCTTGAGCCGTCAAGCCCTTTCTCGACTCCCGAGAAAAGTATGGCTATTTCCATAACGTGTTGAATTACAGTCAAATAATCCGAAAGGATAATGAGGCGTTAAAATTTAAAACGTTTTCATTGTCGGATTGCGCACCTGAGTCATCGTGTTATTGTATCGGCAATTCCAGCACGGAAAGCCAGAGTGACCGAATCGTCCCGGCCGCATCGCGGCGAAAATCTCGATCTCGCCCACAAGCGCGACAAGCCGACCTTGCGGACGATTGCCACGATCACCGGGCTGGCGGTGACGACGGTGTCACGGGCACTTTCCGACGCGCCACAAATTTCGCTCAAGACCCGCCAGCGGGTGCACCGCATCGCCCGCGAAATCGGCTACCTCCCGGATCGGGCGGCGCAGCGTCTCAAGACAGGCCGCACCAACGTCGTCGCCATCCTGCTTGATTCCCACGAGGAGGTGGTCGGCTTCAGCACCTCAATCATGTACGGCATTGCCAAGGCGCTGAAAGAGACGTCCTACCATCTCGTCGTCGCGCCGAACTTCCTGTCGACGACCAACGTCGAAGCCGCAGAATACATCATCCGCAACCACCTGGCCGATGGGCTGATCTTCACGCGGACCGAACCGCTCGATGCCCGCGTCCGCCTGCTGCTCGAAACCCGCTTTCCCTTCATCTGTCACGGCCGCACGGAATTTTCGACGCCGCATCCCTATGTCGATTACGACAATTTCACCTTCGCCTATGAGGCGACACGCCGGCTGATCGCCAAGGGCCGCACAAAGGTGGCGGTGATCCTGCCGCCGAAACGGCTGACCTTCTGCCAGCATATCCTACACGGTTTCATGACGGCGGTGCGCGAGGCCGGCATCGCTTACGAGATACCCGAGACGGTCGATCTCGATACGCCGGCGGATGTGTTGCGCGATTTTGTGCGCGCCCGCGCAGCCGCACCGGATGCGCCCAATAGCTTCATCTGTCCCGGCGAAGTCTCAGCGCTTGCCGTCATCAGCGGCATGAGCGATGCCGGCCGCACTCTCGCCGCCGACTATGATATCGTCGCCAAGGAGACATCCCGCCTTCTCACCCAATTGCAGCCGAAGGTCGACACGATCCATGAGGACCTGACGGCGGCGGGAGAGGATCTCGGCCGCATGCTGCTGCAGCGTATCAACAATCCCGACGCACAGGATCTGCACCTCCTGCTGCCGCCGCAGATCAACTTTCCGATCGGTTAGCCCGCCGGATCGAAGGGCGGTCATATTAAAACTGTTTTCATGGCGCGTGATTTGACTTAAAAGCACCGCGTAATCCGGTCGCAGCCCACCCGGTCAAAACAAGGGAATCCAAAATATGAAAACTATCGTCGTCTGCTCCGGCGGACTCGACTCCGTTTCGCTTGCCCACAGAACGGCATCGGAAGAGCAGCTTATCGGTCTCGTCTCCTTCGATTACGGCCAGCGGCATCGCAAGGAACTCGACTTCGCCGCCAAATGCGCCGCGCGCCTTGCGGTCCCTCATCATATCATCGACATCGCTGCTATCGGCGGCCATCTCAGCGGATCGGCCCTGACCGACAATGTTGAGGTTCCGGACGGCCACTATGCGGAGGAGACCATGAAGGCCACCGTGGTGCCCAACCGCAACGCCATCATGCTGGCAATCGCCTTCGGCTTGGCGGCCGCCCAGAAAGCCGATGCCGTTGCCGTCGCCGTGCATGGCGGCGATCACTTCATCTACCCGGACTGTCGCCCGGGTTTCATCGATGCCTTCCAGCGCATGCAGAACGAAGCGCTGGACGGTTACGCCAGCGTCAAGCTGCTCGCGCCTTATGTCGAGGTCTCCAAAGCGGCGATCGTGGCCGACGGCACAAGACATGGCACGCCCTTCGCGGAAACCTGGTCCTGCTATAAAGGTGGCAGCCTTCATTGCGGGCGCTGCGGAACCTGCGTCGAACGCCGCGAAGCCTTCCACCTAGCCGGTGTGTCCGATCCGACGGAATATGAAGATCGGGATTTCTGGAAGGCGGCGGCATCGCAATACTCGGCAGCGGAGGTGCGTTGATGTACCGCATCACAAAGGAGTTTCACCTCTCCGCCTCGCATCAGCTGGATCATCTGCCGGCCGACCATCAATGCGCCCGGCTGCACGGCCACAACTACGTCGTGGTGGTCGAGCTCTCCGCCGAAAACCTAAACGATGACGGCTTCGTTCGCGACTATCATGACCTCGCGCCGCTCAAGCGCTATATCGACGAATCCCTCGATCATCGCCACCTGAACGAGGTCTTCGGCCATTCGAAAGTGACCTCGGAATTCCTCGCCAAGCACTTTTACGACTGGTGCAGAGAGCGCTTTCCGGAGACCTCTTCCGTCCGGGTCAGCGAGACGCCGAAGACCTGGGCGGAGTACCGACCATGAGCGTCGAGACCATTCGCGTCAGCGAGATCTTCGGCCCGACCATACAGGGCGAAGGCGCGCTGATCGGGCTGCCGACAGTGTTCGTCAGGACCGGCGGCTGTGATTATCGCTGTTCCTGGTGCGACAGTCTTTACGCCGTCGACAGCGCCTTCCGGGATCAATGGCTTCCCATGTCCGTCGAGGCGATCTGGCAGGAAGTCACGAAGCTCTCTGGAGGTAACCCGCTGACTGTTTCTCTTTCCGGAGGCAATCCCGCAATCCAGCCTTTGAGGCCGCTGATCGAGCTCGGCCATTCCAAGGGATATCGCTTCGCACTGGAAACACAGGGGAGCGTTGCCCAGAACTGGTTCCGCGATCTCGACGTCCTGGTCCTGAGCCCTAAGCCGCCGTCGAGCGGGATGCACACGGACTGGGATCAGGTCGACAATTGTGTTCGGCTTTCAGCCGGCGGGCCGGAGATCGCGCTGAAAGTCGTCATCTTTGACGATGTAGACTATGCGTTCGCGCGAGAGGTGGGCCAGCGCTACCCTTATATTCCCCTGTACCTTCAGCCGGGCAACCATACACCGCCGCCGTCCGAAGACGAAGACGCGCGCATCGATATCGACGGCGTGATGGATCGCATGCATTGGCTTGTCGACAAGGTGACGGTCGACCGATGGTTTGCACCGCGCGTCCTGCCGCAGCTGCACGTGCTGCTGTGGGGAAACAAACGAGGCGTCTGAGCCCGCTATCGCTCCGGAAAAGCGAAGACATCGACAGGCTCTCCGAGCCCGCGCAACGGGAAGGTGCCGAGACTGTCCATGTCTTTCGCGCAGCCCGCCATTTCGACGAAGGCGCGCGACAAGAGCACCGGACGCTTGACCTCCTTGGTCAGGTTTTCCAGGCGCGAGGCGACATTGACCGCCGGGCCGATGACGGTGAAATCCAGCCGGCGGCGCGAGCCGATATTGCCGTACATGACGTCGCCGACATGCACCCCGACGCCGTAGCGCAGCGGTTCGCGTCCCGTTCGCAGGTGCTCCGCGTTCAGCTCGGCCATCAACGCCCGCCCCTCGCGGATCGCCTGCAGCAGATCGAGGCAGGCCGTTTCCTTGGCGAGCGGGAAGATCGCCAGCAGCCCGTCTCCCATGAACTTCAGGATTTCCCCGCCATGTCGCTCGATCGGGTCAGACATGGCATCGAAATAATCGTTCAGCAGATGGATGACATCGTCGCGGGGCCAGAGGTCCGAGATCGCCGTAAAGTCGCGCAGATCACAGATCATGATGGCGGCGCCGACGGTCGCACCGCTGCCGCGCGTCGTCACACCCGACAATATGTGCTCGCTCGCATGCGGTCCCACATAGGTCTGCAGCAGTGTCCGCGCCATGATGTTCTTCAGCCTGATCTCGCTGACGAGGGTCAGCGCCGGCAGGAGATCGCGCAGAAAATCCGTGTGCTCGCTCGTAAAACCACCCGGCCGGCTGGTGGAGAACGTCACGACATGCCGCTTGCCGAAAGTATGCTCGATCGGCCAGGCGATGTATTCCGTGAGACCGTCATCGCGCAGTTCTTGGAAAAGGCTATCTTCGTCGTCTTCGACTGCACCTTCCAGCTGCTTGCGCACCTCCTCCACGCCCTGATGGATCGCGTTGACCGGGCTTTTCAAGAACTCCGCCGTGGTTTCGACACCATAGGCGAAGGTGTCGATCTTCGCTTCCGCCATGCCCTCTTTCCAAAGGATGCGGGCGCCGATCCATTGCGGATGGTTCGTCCGGAAGTGCAGCGTCGCGCGCGCCACCGGCACCCCTGCGGCCAACAGCTTCTCACACATTGCCACCAGGATGTTATCGATGAAACGCTCGCCGCGCGTCTCGTTCACCAGCCAATCGAGGATCCGCCTTCGGCGGATCGGCCAGGCGCCTTCGTCCGTTTCAACGGCAGCCCCGGCCTTGTTCACAAAAGAGGACATCGAAACTCCACTACGCCGCATCACCGACGAATACCGAAATCAGTTTTCGTGAATGTGGTCGATGGCGAAGCAAATGATAAGGGGAGACTGCAATTAAACTCAGAAATCCCAGTCTTCATCCTCGGTGGCCACTGCCTTGCCGATGACATAGGAGGAACCAGAGCCCGAGAAAAAGTCGTGGTTCTCGTCGGCATTCGGCGACAGCGCCGACAGGATTGCCGGATTGACCTTGCAGGCTTCGGCCGGGAACAGCGCCTCGTAGCCGAGGTTCATCAACGCCTTGTTGGCGTTGTAATGCAGGAACTTCTTGACGTCTTCGCTCAGGCCGACGCCGTCATAGAGCGCTTCGGTATATTTGGCCTCGTTGTCGTAAAGTTCGAGCAGCAGGTCGAAGGCGAAGTACTTGATCTCTTGGCGGCGCTCTTCGGAGAGCGTTTCAAGGCCGCGTTGGAACTTGTAGCCGATATAATAGCCGTGCACCGCCTCGTCCCGGATTATGAGGCGGATCATGTCGGCCGTATTGGTGAGCTTGGCCCGGCTCGACCAGTACATCGGCAGATAGAAGCCGGAATAGAACAGGAAGCTCTCGAGGAAGACGCTGGCGACCTTCTTCTTCAAGGCATCGCCAGACGCGTATTGCTCCATGATCAGCGCCGATTTCCGCTGCAGGAATTCGTTCTCCTCCGACCAGCGATAGGCGTCATCGACATCAGGCGTCGAGCATAGCGTCGAGAAGATTGAGGAATAGGAGCGTGCATGCACTGCCTCCATGAAGGAGACGTTGGAAAGCACCGCTTCCTCGTGCGGGGTTACCGCATCCTCCATCAACCCCACGGCGCCGACGCCATTCTGGATCGTGTCGAGCAGCGTCAGCCCGGTGAAGACGCGGATGGTGAGCTGCTGCTCGGCGGCCGTCAGCGTCGCCCAGGAGGGAATGTC
This DNA window, taken from Rhizobium etli CFN 42, encodes the following:
- a CDS encoding ABC transporter substrate-binding protein; the encoded protein is MRKFVSSAAVAVVMLAGLGAAQAADVKEVQMLHWWTSGGEAAALNVLKQDLSKEGFAWKDVPVAGGGGDAAMTALKAMVAAGTYPTASQMLGYTVLDYAQAGVMGDLTETAKKEGWDKSVPAALQKFSVYDGKWVAAPVNVHSVNWLWINKAVMDKIGGSQPKTFDDLIALLDKAKAAGVIPLALGGQNWQEATMFDSIVLSTGGPEFYKKAFNDLDEEALKSDTMKKSFDNLAKIVKYVDPNFSGRDWNLATAMVIKGDALVQVMGDWAKGEFVAAKKTPDKDFLCYRFPGTEGSVIYNSDMFGMFNVPDDRKAAQVALATATLSKSFQSAFNVVKGSVPARTDVPDTDFDACGKKGIADLKAANEGGTLFGSLAQGYGAPPAIANAYKDVVSKFVHGQIKSSDEAVTQLVQAIDDAR
- a CDS encoding LacI family transcriptional regulator; this translates as MTESSRPHRGENLDLAHKRDKPTLRTIATITGLAVTTVSRALSDAPQISLKTRQRVHRIAREIGYLPDRAAQRLKTGRTNVVAILLDSHEEVVGFSTSIMYGIAKALKETSYHLVVAPNFLSTTNVEAAEYIIRNHLADGLIFTRTEPLDARVRLLLETRFPFICHGRTEFSTPHPYVDYDNFTFAYEATRRLIAKGRTKVAVILPPKRLTFCQHILHGFMTAVREAGIAYEIPETVDLDTPADVLRDFVRARAAAPDAPNSFICPGEVSALAVISGMSDAGRTLAADYDIVAKETSRLLTQLQPKVDTIHEDLTAAGEDLGRMLLQRINNPDAQDLHLLLPPQINFPIG
- a CDS encoding adenylate/guanylate cyclase domain-containing protein, coding for MSSFVNKAGAAVETDEGAWPIRRRRILDWLVNETRGERFIDNILVAMCEKLLAAGVPVARATLHFRTNHPQWIGARILWKEGMAEAKIDTFAYGVETTAEFLKSPVNAIHQGVEEVRKQLEGAVEDDEDSLFQELRDDGLTEYIAWPIEHTFGKRHVVTFSTSRPGGFTSEHTDFLRDLLPALTLVSEIRLKNIMARTLLQTYVGPHASEHILSGVTTRGSGATVGAAIMICDLRDFTAISDLWPRDDVIHLLNDYFDAMSDPIERHGGEILKFMGDGLLAIFPLAKETACLDLLQAIREGRALMAELNAEHLRTGREPLRYGVGVHVGDVMYGNIGSRRRLDFTVIGPAVNVASRLENLTKEVKRPVLLSRAFVEMAGCAKDMDSLGTFPLRGLGEPVDVFAFPER
- the queC gene encoding 7-cyano-7-deazaguanine synthase QueC, producing the protein MKTIVVCSGGLDSVSLAHRTASEEQLIGLVSFDYGQRHRKELDFAAKCAARLAVPHHIIDIAAIGGHLSGSALTDNVEVPDGHYAEETMKATVVPNRNAIMLAIAFGLAAAQKADAVAVAVHGGDHFIYPDCRPGFIDAFQRMQNEALDGYASVKLLAPYVEVSKAAIVADGTRHGTPFAETWSCYKGGSLHCGRCGTCVERREAFHLAGVSDPTEYEDRDFWKAAASQYSAAEVR
- the queE gene encoding 7-carboxy-7-deazaguanine synthase QueE — protein: MSVETIRVSEIFGPTIQGEGALIGLPTVFVRTGGCDYRCSWCDSLYAVDSAFRDQWLPMSVEAIWQEVTKLSGGNPLTVSLSGGNPAIQPLRPLIELGHSKGYRFALETQGSVAQNWFRDLDVLVLSPKPPSSGMHTDWDQVDNCVRLSAGGPEIALKVVIFDDVDYAFAREVGQRYPYIPLYLQPGNHTPPPSEDEDARIDIDGVMDRMHWLVDKVTVDRWFAPRVLPQLHVLLWGNKRGV
- the queD gene encoding 6-carboxytetrahydropterin synthase QueD; this translates as MYRITKEFHLSASHQLDHLPADHQCARLHGHNYVVVVELSAENLNDDGFVRDYHDLAPLKRYIDESLDHRHLNEVFGHSKVTSEFLAKHFYDWCRERFPETSSVRVSETPKTWAEYRP